One Esox lucius isolate fEsoLuc1 chromosome 1, fEsoLuc1.pri, whole genome shotgun sequence genomic region harbors:
- the LOC105010686 gene encoding dual specificity protein phosphatase 18-like isoform X1, whose translation MCHMINGWFMTYKSVRHGIVHSSEISSSCQCPFLMSVSQITPSLYLGGVDVVLKPTALSRRNITLIINATAEHSCPQYKGVECLHVPVLDQPHASLACHFDTVAERIHNNQLGSTLVHCTAGRSRSPTLVIAYLMKYEGVSLRQAHEWVLKCRPHIRPNAGFWRQLMEYERKLYGKNTVRMTATSCGVLPEALDGQEGLYCVNG comes from the exons ATGTG TCACATGATCAATGGGTGGTTCATGACGTACAAATCCGTGCGACACGGAATAGTTCACAGTAGCGAAATATCAAGTAG CTGTCAATGTCCATTTCTCATGTCAGTCTCTCAGATTACCCCATCTCTGTATCTTGGTGGTGTGGATGTGGTTCTCAAGCCCACTGCCCTCTCCAGAAGGAACATAACTCTGATCATCAACGCCACCGCAGAGCACTCCTGTCCTCAGTACAAGGGGGTCGAGTGTCTTCATGTACCCGTCCTGGACCAGCCTCATGCATCCCTGGCCTGTCACTTCGATACCGTTGCAGAACGAATCCATAACAACCAGTTGGGTAGCACACTGGTGCACTGCACTGCAGGCCGGAGCCGTTCTCCTACCCTGGTCATAGCTTACCTGATGAAGTATGAGGGGGTTTCGCTGCGGCAGGCGCACGAGTGGGTCCTAAAGTGCAGACCTCACATCCGACCCAATGCTGGGTTTTGGAGGCAGCTGATGGAGTATGAGAGAAAGCTATATGGGAAGAACACTGTGAGAATGACTGCAACCTCCTGTGGTGTTCTGCCCGAGGCTTTGGATGGACAAGAGGGGCTGTATTGTGTTAACGGCTGA
- the LOC105010686 gene encoding dual specificity protein phosphatase 18-like isoform X2, which produces MINGWFMTYKSVRHGIVHSSEISSSCQCPFLMSVSQITPSLYLGGVDVVLKPTALSRRNITLIINATAEHSCPQYKGVECLHVPVLDQPHASLACHFDTVAERIHNNQLGSTLVHCTAGRSRSPTLVIAYLMKYEGVSLRQAHEWVLKCRPHIRPNAGFWRQLMEYERKLYGKNTVRMTATSCGVLPEALDGQEGLYCVNG; this is translated from the exons ATGATCAATGGGTGGTTCATGACGTACAAATCCGTGCGACACGGAATAGTTCACAGTAGCGAAATATCAAGTAG CTGTCAATGTCCATTTCTCATGTCAGTCTCTCAGATTACCCCATCTCTGTATCTTGGTGGTGTGGATGTGGTTCTCAAGCCCACTGCCCTCTCCAGAAGGAACATAACTCTGATCATCAACGCCACCGCAGAGCACTCCTGTCCTCAGTACAAGGGGGTCGAGTGTCTTCATGTACCCGTCCTGGACCAGCCTCATGCATCCCTGGCCTGTCACTTCGATACCGTTGCAGAACGAATCCATAACAACCAGTTGGGTAGCACACTGGTGCACTGCACTGCAGGCCGGAGCCGTTCTCCTACCCTGGTCATAGCTTACCTGATGAAGTATGAGGGGGTTTCGCTGCGGCAGGCGCACGAGTGGGTCCTAAAGTGCAGACCTCACATCCGACCCAATGCTGGGTTTTGGAGGCAGCTGATGGAGTATGAGAGAAAGCTATATGGGAAGAACACTGTGAGAATGACTGCAACCTCCTGTGGTGTTCTGCCCGAGGCTTTGGATGGACAAGAGGGGCTGTATTGTGTTAACGGCTGA
- the LOC105010686 gene encoding dual specificity protein phosphatase 14-like isoform X4, whose amino-acid sequence MSVSQITPSLYLGGVDVVLKPTALSRRNITLIINATAEHSCPQYKGVECLHVPVLDQPHASLACHFDTVAERIHNNQLGSTLVHCTAGRSRSPTLVIAYLMKYEGVSLRQAHEWVLKCRPHIRPNAGFWRQLMEYERKLYGKNTVRMTATSCGVLPEALDGQEGLYCVNG is encoded by the coding sequence ATGTCAGTCTCTCAGATTACCCCATCTCTGTATCTTGGTGGTGTGGATGTGGTTCTCAAGCCCACTGCCCTCTCCAGAAGGAACATAACTCTGATCATCAACGCCACCGCAGAGCACTCCTGTCCTCAGTACAAGGGGGTCGAGTGTCTTCATGTACCCGTCCTGGACCAGCCTCATGCATCCCTGGCCTGTCACTTCGATACCGTTGCAGAACGAATCCATAACAACCAGTTGGGTAGCACACTGGTGCACTGCACTGCAGGCCGGAGCCGTTCTCCTACCCTGGTCATAGCTTACCTGATGAAGTATGAGGGGGTTTCGCTGCGGCAGGCGCACGAGTGGGTCCTAAAGTGCAGACCTCACATCCGACCCAATGCTGGGTTTTGGAGGCAGCTGATGGAGTATGAGAGAAAGCTATATGGGAAGAACACTGTGAGAATGACTGCAACCTCCTGTGGTGTTCTGCCCGAGGCTTTGGATGGACAAGAGGGGCTGTATTGTGTTAACGGCTGA
- the LOC105010686 gene encoding dual specificity protein phosphatase 14-like isoform X3, with protein sequence MCCQCPFLMSVSQITPSLYLGGVDVVLKPTALSRRNITLIINATAEHSCPQYKGVECLHVPVLDQPHASLACHFDTVAERIHNNQLGSTLVHCTAGRSRSPTLVIAYLMKYEGVSLRQAHEWVLKCRPHIRPNAGFWRQLMEYERKLYGKNTVRMTATSCGVLPEALDGQEGLYCVNG encoded by the exons ATGTG CTGTCAATGTCCATTTCTCATGTCAGTCTCTCAGATTACCCCATCTCTGTATCTTGGTGGTGTGGATGTGGTTCTCAAGCCCACTGCCCTCTCCAGAAGGAACATAACTCTGATCATCAACGCCACCGCAGAGCACTCCTGTCCTCAGTACAAGGGGGTCGAGTGTCTTCATGTACCCGTCCTGGACCAGCCTCATGCATCCCTGGCCTGTCACTTCGATACCGTTGCAGAACGAATCCATAACAACCAGTTGGGTAGCACACTGGTGCACTGCACTGCAGGCCGGAGCCGTTCTCCTACCCTGGTCATAGCTTACCTGATGAAGTATGAGGGGGTTTCGCTGCGGCAGGCGCACGAGTGGGTCCTAAAGTGCAGACCTCACATCCGACCCAATGCTGGGTTTTGGAGGCAGCTGATGGAGTATGAGAGAAAGCTATATGGGAAGAACACTGTGAGAATGACTGCAACCTCCTGTGGTGTTCTGCCCGAGGCTTTGGATGGACAAGAGGGGCTGTATTGTGTTAACGGCTGA
- the polr2d gene encoding DNA-directed RNA polymerase II subunit RPB4, producing MASGGGSTTTVGDVEEDASQLLFPKEFENAETLLNSEVHMLLEHRKQQNESAEDEQELSEVFMKTLNYTARFSRFKNRETIGSVRSLLLQKKLHKFELASLANLCPEAAEEAKALIPSLEGRFEDEELQQILDDIQTKRSFQY from the exons ATGGCGTCTGGAGGCGGTTCGACAACAACTGTGGGAGATGTTGAAGAAGATGCATCCCAGCTTCTTTTTCCTAAAG AGTTCGAGAACGCGGAGACACTTTTAAACTCCGAGGTACACATGCTTCTGGAGCATCGCAAGCAGCAGAACGAGAGTGCTGAGGACGAACAAGAGCTGTCGGAAGTCTTCATGAAAACTCTGAACTATACTGCAAGGTTCAGCCGGTTCAAAAATAGAGAAACTATTGGCAGTGTGCGCAG TTTACTCTTGCAGAAGAAATTGCACAAGTTTGAGCTGGCAAGTTTAGCCAACCTGTGTCCAGAAGCAGCAGAGGAGGCCAAAGCCCTCATCCCTAG TCTGGAGGGCCGGTTCGAGGACGAGGAGCTGCAGCAGATCCTTGATGACATTCAGACCAAAAGAAGTTTCCAATATTGA